In a single window of the Candidatus Poribacteria bacterium genome:
- a CDS encoding carbohydrate binding family 9 domain-containing protein: MKEKSMKINWGFWHGLALLAAFFALQLPNATKAETQTESAHRVATAIRIKDAPPQLDGVLDDDIWETAPLHEGFHQRDPDEGKPASQRTTFQVVYDDEAVYFAVMCYDKEPDKIVSRLVRRDDYVESDKVQILLDPHYNRQRAFSFTIYPSGSVLDGITTGGGWRGWNNAWDGVWDAKTRIHENGWAVECKIPFYMFRFSPKDKYTWGLQVEREISRRKERAHWRLIKKGDPGWLSHFGDLVGIENIHPSRHLELIPYTMGRTTLNSEADLWGGVGGDVQYGITSGITLNATINPDFGQVEADPATLNLSAYEEYFEERRPFFVKGASIFNFGEGENQFFYSRRIGRRPGHFELPDDVMELDRPEATTILGAAKIVGRTNSKTSFGIMEAVTAPEYAQMKKNGETHDHLVEPLTNYFVGRVTQDILEGNSRVGLIGTSVNRQASNAAYVGGLDWDLKFAKERYQISGMIAASQAGELEARKSGYLAHIEFEKQGGWWRLDTDFNVRSPGLDINDIGYTQRGDMMRWFYDFIVKKEQPFSIFREVTFGLYGWREWNYDGVSIGRYSEIWTDGKLKNYWEYDLWVGRNLESFNDEDIWRGGTLIKNPAGWWIFTQLRTDSRKMVQLELNPIFAWDDNNKNSEKEVSLRLNIRPASNIELSIGPMYRYRIYDAQWVGLVEEDVNGYIHKHYVYGELTSQTLDFTTRANISFTPTLSLQFYVQPFITVGDYTNFKELVEPRSYQFKPYPLKRNPNFHMRSLRGNTVLRWEFRPGSTLFLVWSQSRAIELEDVGAADLEFRPVHRLRSSFTDPGKDIFLIKCRYWFGI; the protein is encoded by the coding sequence ATGAAAGAAAAATCTATGAAAATTAACTGGGGATTTTGGCACGGTTTGGCGTTGTTAGCGGCGTTTTTCGCTTTGCAACTACCAAACGCAACAAAAGCCGAAACACAAACGGAATCTGCTCACAGAGTTGCGACTGCTATCCGAATCAAAGATGCCCCGCCCCAATTAGATGGTGTTTTGGATGATGACATCTGGGAGACCGCGCCCCTCCACGAAGGTTTCCATCAACGCGATCCCGATGAGGGAAAGCCGGCTTCCCAACGCACCACGTTCCAAGTCGTCTATGATGACGAAGCGGTCTATTTCGCTGTCATGTGTTATGACAAAGAACCCGACAAAATTGTTTCCCGACTCGTTAGGCGGGACGACTACGTTGAATCCGATAAAGTCCAGATTCTCCTTGATCCGCACTACAATCGGCAGCGCGCCTTCTCATTTACGATCTATCCTTCCGGCTCTGTGTTAGACGGCATTACTACGGGCGGCGGTTGGAGAGGCTGGAACAATGCTTGGGATGGGGTCTGGGACGCAAAAACTCGGATTCACGAAAATGGGTGGGCGGTAGAATGTAAAATCCCATTTTACATGTTCCGTTTCTCTCCAAAAGACAAATACACCTGGGGGCTACAAGTAGAGCGTGAGATTAGCCGCAGAAAAGAGCGTGCCCACTGGCGTTTGATTAAAAAAGGGGATCCGGGGTGGCTATCTCATTTCGGTGATTTGGTAGGGATAGAGAACATCCACCCCTCTCGACATTTAGAATTGATACCCTATACGATGGGCAGGACAACCCTGAACAGCGAGGCTGATTTATGGGGTGGTGTTGGGGGTGATGTCCAATACGGTATCACTTCTGGGATTACGCTCAACGCCACAATCAATCCCGACTTTGGACAGGTGGAGGCGGATCCGGCTACCTTGAATCTTTCTGCCTATGAGGAATATTTTGAGGAACGCAGACCCTTTTTTGTTAAGGGGGCTTCCATTTTTAACTTCGGCGAGGGGGAAAATCAGTTCTTTTACTCACGGCGGATCGGACGACGACCCGGACATTTTGAGCTGCCAGACGATGTGATGGAACTCGATCGTCCAGAAGCGACAACAATTCTCGGTGCTGCCAAAATCGTCGGTAGAACCAATAGTAAGACCTCTTTCGGTATCATGGAGGCTGTTACCGCACCAGAGTATGCACAGATGAAAAAAAATGGCGAAACCCACGATCACCTTGTTGAGCCGTTGACAAACTACTTTGTAGGTCGGGTGACACAAGATATCCTGGAGGGAAATTCTCGCGTTGGACTGATAGGGACATCGGTAAACCGACAGGCGTCCAATGCCGCGTATGTCGGTGGACTTGACTGGGATCTGAAATTTGCGAAGGAGCGGTACCAGATAAGCGGAATGATAGCAGCAAGTCAAGCCGGAGAACTTGAGGCACGTAAATCGGGTTACCTCGCACATATTGAATTTGAGAAACAGGGCGGATGGTGGCGACTCGATACCGATTTTAATGTTCGCTCTCCAGGCTTAGATATAAATGATATAGGATATACACAGCGCGGCGATATGATGAGATGGTTCTATGACTTCATCGTAAAAAAAGAGCAACCCTTTAGTATTTTCCGAGAAGTCACTTTCGGTCTCTACGGTTGGCGGGAATGGAACTACGACGGCGTTAGTATCGGTCGCTATTCCGAGATATGGACAGATGGGAAACTGAAGAACTATTGGGAGTATGACCTGTGGGTGGGGCGGAATTTGGAGTCGTTTAACGACGAAGATATCTGGCGGGGTGGGACGCTGATTAAGAATCCCGCGGGTTGGTGGATTTTTACCCAACTGAGAACCGATAGTCGCAAAATGGTTCAGCTTGAACTGAATCCGATTTTTGCATGGGACGATAATAATAAAAATTCTGAAAAGGAAGTTAGTCTCCGTCTGAACATTCGTCCTGCGTCGAACATTGAACTTAGCATCGGACCGATGTATCGTTACCGAATTTATGATGCTCAGTGGGTCGGGTTAGTTGAAGAAGATGTCAATGGTTATATCCATAAACACTACGTCTATGGAGAATTGACGAGTCAAACACTTGACTTTACAACGCGCGCGAATATCAGTTTTACCCCAACATTGAGTCTTCAATTCTATGTGCAGCCGTTCATTACCGTCGGAGACTATACCAACTTCAAAGAGTTGGTCGAGCCGAGGTCCTATCAGTTCAAACCGTATCCGCTGAAGCGGAATCCTAATTTCCACATGCGCTCGTTGCGAGGGAATACCGTGCTTCGTTGGGAATTTCGTCCGGGGAGTACGCTGTTCTTGGTGTGGTCTCAATCGCGTGCAATAGAGTTAGAGGATGTGGGCGCAGCCGACCTTGAGTTTCGTCCCGTCCATCGCTTGAGAAGCAGTTTCACGGATCCTGGGAAGGATATCTTCCTGATTAAATGCCGATATTGGTTTGGAATTTAA
- a CDS encoding ankyrin repeat domain-containing protein, producing the protein MQYNDNSPFYKLLTTKYKKDEETLGIAIVEAHPEVAKLTWPGPDKQGQPFVKGSTALHYAANDGKDQLVLKLLEHGSDINASGAHWYRSVLSWAANNAQISTIRLLLANGADPTSLDALHAAAFGGSSCGEGREQEYAETLRILIDAGADMNDRRHFQNQTPLGIALKSGNRGAIAYLREIGAAEA; encoded by the coding sequence ATGCAATATAATGACAACTCGCCATTCTATAAATTGCTTACTACGAAATATAAAAAAGATGAAGAGACTCTTGGTATTGCCATTGTTGAAGCGCATCCAGAAGTCGCGAAGCTAACGTGGCCCGGTCCTGATAAGCAAGGACAACCGTTTGTCAAAGGGAGTACCGCGTTGCATTACGCTGCCAATGACGGAAAAGATCAGCTTGTTCTTAAACTTCTTGAACATGGTTCGGATATTAATGCCAGTGGTGCACACTGGTACCGTTCTGTTCTTTCTTGGGCTGCAAATAATGCGCAAATTTCAACCATTCGCCTACTGCTGGCTAACGGAGCAGATCCAACATCCTTAGATGCATTACATGCCGCTGCGTTTGGCGGTTCTTCATGCGGCGAAGGTCGAGAACAAGAATACGCAGAAACGCTGCGCATCCTGATTGATGCGGGTGCCGATATGAACGATCGTCGCCATTTTCAGAACCAAACCCCACTTGGAATCGCTTTAAAAAGTGGAAACAGAGGGGCGATTGCGTATTTACGCGAAATTGGTGCCGCAGAAGCATAA
- a CDS encoding LamG domain-containing protein, producing the protein MGIEFDGASHVVIPASETTDDFLDGFTYLLWAKPLRNPSGPHVRLIERDWHNPNILIGPTDFYGSFLKGGIDSSQIRGGTWEMDEWSFVALTHDGKTLILYVDGEAVADLGVGKPDFSQQHDGGSIWLTRWKGAAGWDFAGVLDEVAIFNTALGEDDLNTIMEKGLEKALSVSPVERLTTTWGDIRRIAVNGQ; encoded by the coding sequence ATGGGAATCGAATTTGACGGAGCCAGTCATGTGGTCATTCCAGCGAGTGAGACCACTGACGACTTCCTCGATGGATTTACGTATCTGCTCTGGGCGAAACCACTTCGTAACCCTTCCGGTCCGCACGTTCGACTCATAGAAAGGGATTGGCATAATCCGAACATTCTTATCGGTCCAACCGACTTTTATGGCAGTTTCCTCAAAGGTGGAATAGATAGTAGTCAAATTCGAGGCGGCACTTGGGAGATGGACGAGTGGAGTTTTGTCGCCTTAACACACGACGGTAAGACGCTTATCCTCTATGTTGATGGCGAGGCGGTCGCCGATTTAGGTGTCGGAAAACCGGATTTCAGTCAGCAGCACGATGGCGGTTCAATCTGGTTAACCCGTTGGAAAGGCGCAGCGGGGTGGGACTTTGCGGGAGTCCTTGACGAAGTTGCTATCTTTAATACGGCTCTCGGTGAGGATGACCTGAATACCATCATGGAAAAAGGACTTGAAAAAGCACTGTCCGTTTCCCCAGTTGAAAGGTTAACAACGACGTGGGGAGACATCAGGAGAATAGCAGTCAACGGTCAATAG
- a CDS encoding DUF4159 domain-containing protein, whose protein sequence is MVDAVQITDAAFFESPIIFMEPVPKSSVQLHNGLLGGGNLWNAKGDRPSFGYTDREAQRLREYVINRGGFIYMPTHGNTEAAMQPAMRVLRQILPEYHLTTIPQDHEIYNSFYELSGPLRFPVRKIGSTILHHGPYRQLQGVFVDDRLAILVDTEAMMHVMDGAVQKPFFGHYQDRNRILDEFAPAAARQLINVIIYAVTHGNISDYSNYIPASALVDGEIESAPKRLPNAASRL, encoded by the coding sequence ATGGTGGATGCCGTTCAAATTACGGATGCAGCGTTTTTTGAGTCCCCCATTATCTTTATGGAACCGGTTCCCAAATCCTCAGTGCAACTCCATAATGGATTGTTAGGGGGTGGTAATCTCTGGAATGCGAAAGGGGATCGCCCTTCCTTCGGTTATACCGACCGGGAGGCGCAGCGACTCCGAGAATATGTCATCAATCGCGGTGGGTTCATCTATATGCCGACACATGGAAACACGGAAGCGGCAATGCAGCCCGCAATGCGGGTCTTACGCCAGATTCTGCCTGAATACCACCTCACGACTATCCCGCAAGATCACGAGATTTACAACAGTTTCTATGAGTTGAGCGGACCCCTCCGTTTTCCCGTCCGGAAAATTGGGTCTACCATTCTCCATCACGGTCCGTATCGTCAGTTACAAGGTGTTTTCGTTGATGATCGGTTGGCTATTCTTGTCGATACAGAAGCAATGATGCACGTGATGGATGGTGCTGTCCAGAAACCTTTCTTCGGTCACTATCAGGATCGGAATAGAATCTTGGATGAATTCGCGCCAGCCGCTGCACGACAACTTATTAACGTTATCATCTATGCAGTGACACACGGAAACATCTCGGATTACAGCAACTATATTCCTGCGAGTGCCCTCGTTGATGGCGAGATCGAGAGTGCCCCTAAAAGGTTACCCAATGCCGCAAGTCGGTTGTAG